Proteins found in one Orcinus orca chromosome 11, mOrcOrc1.1, whole genome shotgun sequence genomic segment:
- the LOC101275564 gene encoding LOW QUALITY PROTEIN: mucin-19-like (The sequence of the model RefSeq protein was modified relative to this genomic sequence to represent the inferred CDS: substituted 1 base at 1 genomic stop codon) yields the protein MTFKLRLGGPFLLSSLSFCDSNRRKKSLVGSLFNSGFSAQGEAEDRSREPQDANSLELKDTPAVTKKQSINKGRTDGYFLTNTDLVLEGLMGKIFKLCLILKGSVLSSTEINLNILVKSRQLNIGTNIGRGAGFSSSASGNLAFGLGTSGQKGLEVSRVDWSEISSKGSAGGESIVFSSVGTGCFGWELGARRGNAAFGFRASGLSSFGDSSFSTRTVEGNXVIRSEGSISNDLGDTSLRIGNTFVGDSSGNLESSLGAFGQQGFGINELGGDRMSGSASVGAGFKGLGSDVSSSGDTNLRNGNTFFGDSSGNLESKLGAFGQQGFGINELGGDRMSGSTSVRGVTSSSDYSTSGLLSTPGKGTHIPEATPKYSETNTTIGEVSTWGKGAYKAFNGRVFSFESSCTYSFCRHCVESGGEFNIEIKRNNDSEIEKITVIVDSNVISIVGNIILVNGESLKDLFIVPYKSFQNQMKAIVSLLLK from the exons ATGACATTTAAGCTAAGACTTGGAG GTCCTTTTTTGCTCAGTAGCTTATCCTTTTGTGACTCAAACAGGAGAAAGAAATCTCTTGTTGGTTCACTCTTTAACAGTGGATTTAGTGCTCAAGGAGAAGCTGAAGACAGGTCGAGAGAACCTCAGGATGCCAACAGTTTAGAGTTAAAAGACACCCCAGCAGTTACT AAAAAGCAATCAATTAACAAAGGACGAACTGATGGTTATTTTTTGACCAATACAGATTTAGTGTTGGAGGGACTCATGGGAAAGATTTTTAAACTATGTTTGATTCTTAAAGGATCTGTGTTATCTTCAACAGAAAtcaatttaaacattttagtgAAGAG CAGACAGCTGAACATAGGCACCAACATAGGCAGAGGGGCTGGATTTAGTAGCAGTGCCTCTGGAAATTTAGCATTTGGTTTGGGGACATCTGGTCAAAAGGGATTGGAAGTCAGTAGAGTTGATTGGAGTGAAATTAGCAGTAAAGGATCTGCTGGGggtgaatccatag TATTTTCATCAGTTGGAACAGGGTGTTTTGGCTGGGAACTTGGAGCTAGAAGGGGCAATGCTGCATTTGGTTTTAGAGCTTCTGGTTTGAGTTCATTTGGTGACAGCAGCTTTAGTACCAGAACAGTTGAAGGAAATTGAGTGATTAGATCTGAAGGATCCATTTCCAATGATCTAG GTGACACCAGTCTGAGAATTGGGAATACCTTTGTTGGTGATAGTTCTGGAAATTTGGAATCCAGTTTAGGGGCTTTTGGTCAACAGGGATTTGGAATCAATGAACTTGGAGGGGATAGAATGAGTGGCAGTGCATCTGTTGGGGCTGGATTTAAAGGCCTTGGATCTGATGTCAGTAGCTCAG GTGACACCAATTTGAGAAATGGTAATACCTTTTTTGGTGATAGCTCTGGAAACTTAGAATCCAAATTAGGGGCTTTTGGTCAACAGGGATTTGGAATCAATGAACTTGGAGGGGATAGAATGAGTGGCAGTACATCTGTTAGGG GTGTCACAAGCTCATCTGACTACAGTACTTCTGGACTACTCAGCACTCCAG GAAAAGGAACCCATATTCCAGAAGCAACCCCCAAATactcagaaacaaacacaactaTTG GTGAAGTTTCTACTTGGGGCAAAGGAGCATATAAAGCTTTCAACGGCCGTGTATTTTCCTTTGAGTCTTCATGCACGTATAGTTTCTGCCGTCACTGTGTTGAATCTGGAGGAGAATTCAATATTGAGATCAAACGAAACAATGATAGTGAGATTGAAAAAATAACAGTTATAGTAGACAGTAATGTCATCTCTATTGTTGGCAATATCATTTTAGTTAATGGAGAAAG CCTCAAAGATTTATTCATTGTTCCTTACAAGTCTTTCCAAAATCAGATGAAAGCCATTGTGTCTCTTCTTCTGaaatga